A region from the Clavibacter sp. A6099 genome encodes:
- a CDS encoding TIGR02611 family protein — MSDTLTREYEAGSSHAHPLRRFLRRCRAWIELHPKARWLYRILVGLLGIAIVLVGIVLIPLPGPGWLIVFLGIAVLGTEFPAAHRVNVFLKRQLHRFWDAWRRWRASRAERRAARTTR; from the coding sequence ATGTCCGACACACTGACCCGCGAGTACGAGGCGGGCTCCAGCCACGCGCATCCGCTCCGGCGGTTCCTTCGTCGCTGCCGGGCCTGGATCGAGCTGCACCCCAAGGCCCGCTGGCTCTACCGGATCCTCGTGGGACTCCTCGGCATCGCCATCGTCCTCGTCGGCATCGTGCTCATCCCGCTGCCCGGACCCGGCTGGCTCATCGTCTTCCTCGGGATCGCCGTGCTCGGCACCGAGTTCCCCGCGGCCCACCGCGTGAACGTCTTCCTCAAGCGCCAGCTCCATCGCTTCTGGGACGCCTGGCGCCGCTGGCGCGCCTCCCGCGCGGAGCGTCGCGCGGCCCGCACCACGCGCTGA
- a CDS encoding SRPBCC family protein — translation MPRVIETVDVNVPVSTAYNQWTQFESFPNFLSYVESITQVTDTLTEWKVKIGGIERTFEANITEQHPDERVAWNSTGGDEDHAGVVTFHKLSDTETRVTVQLDWEAKGLVEKVGAAIGVDDHVIKADLKNFKEFIEKRGSEDGAWRGDVQA, via the coding sequence ATGCCCCGAGTAATCGAGACCGTCGACGTCAACGTCCCCGTCAGCACCGCCTACAACCAGTGGACCCAGTTCGAGTCGTTCCCGAACTTCCTCAGCTACGTGGAGTCGATCACGCAGGTCACCGACACGCTCACCGAGTGGAAGGTCAAGATCGGCGGCATCGAGCGCACGTTCGAGGCCAACATCACCGAGCAGCACCCCGACGAGCGCGTCGCCTGGAACTCCACGGGCGGCGACGAGGACCACGCCGGCGTCGTCACGTTCCACAAGCTCAGCGACACCGAGACCCGCGTCACCGTCCAGCTGGACTGGGAGGCGAAGGGCCTCGTGGAGAAGGTCGGCGCGGCGATCGGCGTGGACGACCACGTCATCAAGGCCGACCTCAAGAACTTCAAGGAGTTCATCGAGAAGCGCGGCTCCGAGGACGGCGCCTGGCGCGGGGACGTCCAGGCCTGA
- a CDS encoding TetR family transcriptional regulator: MAETTGSARPTDEKQDDVRHRILLAAREEFAAHGLAGARVDRIARSGRASKERLYAHFTDKESLFHAVLKLNGVEFFSAVTLDPADLPGFVGQLFDHAYEHPQHRRMLAWARLDGLELDVPHSATSPSAKVQAVRRGQEEGHIDPSWDPQRLLTMLFALAQAWVQSPYPAMHADSPRARAADRAAVVEAARRITAPAAP, from the coding sequence ATGGCAGAGACGACGGGGTCCGCCCGACCTACCGACGAGAAGCAGGACGACGTCCGGCACCGCATCCTCCTGGCCGCGCGCGAGGAGTTCGCCGCCCACGGGCTGGCGGGCGCACGGGTCGACCGCATCGCCCGCTCGGGCCGCGCGAGCAAGGAGCGGCTGTACGCGCACTTCACCGACAAGGAGTCGCTGTTCCACGCCGTGCTGAAGCTCAACGGCGTCGAGTTCTTCTCCGCCGTGACGCTGGATCCCGCCGACCTTCCCGGCTTCGTCGGCCAGCTCTTCGACCACGCGTACGAGCACCCGCAGCACCGCCGCATGCTGGCGTGGGCGCGGCTCGACGGGCTGGAGCTCGACGTGCCGCACAGCGCGACGTCGCCGTCGGCCAAGGTGCAGGCTGTGCGCCGCGGGCAGGAGGAGGGGCACATCGACCCGTCGTGGGATCCGCAGCGCCTCCTCACGATGCTGTTCGCGCTCGCGCAGGCGTGGGTGCAGTCCCCGTACCCGGCGATGCACGCGGACTCGCCCCGGGCGCGCGCCGCGGACCGCGCGGCCGTCGTCGAGGCGGCCCGGCGGATCACGGCGCCGGCCGCGCCCTGA
- a CDS encoding sensor histidine kinase, which yields MPSSTLVPRIGPARRARAIGREAALVLLSLVVGTLSFGAMLTLVDEAGATGIRIELLLLLDAAAGLLGIAILPLRRRAPLAVAVTLGIVAAVSSLGLLASAVALVSLAIRRRPKEIAVAAAVWIAAVGTWELAGLSYLPVTPEELPLTAALILVVLGLLILLGLYVGGRRELLASLRERARLAEEEQVLRSAQAADHERTRIAREMHDVLAHRLSLVALHAGALEYRDDLDASEVRATAGVVRDNARTALTELRGVLGVLRDPSGAPAVVPPQPTLADLPALLDEARALGVEVHADVDPGTRDDLPRLSATTSRHAYRAIQECLTNARRHAPGVPVEVSLGGRAGGRLRIVVQNPAPEGPVPTGGHGLAGIAERAHAVGGTLDVARRDGQHVVEAVLPWTE from the coding sequence ATGCCCTCCTCCACGCTCGTCCCCCGCATCGGGCCCGCCCGCCGCGCCCGCGCCATCGGACGGGAGGCGGCGCTTGTGCTGCTGTCGCTCGTGGTCGGCACGCTCTCGTTCGGCGCCATGCTGACGCTCGTGGACGAGGCAGGTGCCACCGGGATCCGGATCGAGCTGCTCCTCCTGCTCGACGCGGCCGCCGGGCTCCTCGGCATCGCGATCCTCCCGCTGCGCCGCCGGGCGCCCCTCGCGGTCGCCGTCACGCTCGGGATCGTCGCGGCGGTGTCGAGCCTCGGGCTCCTCGCCTCGGCCGTCGCGCTCGTGTCGCTCGCGATCCGCCGCCGGCCGAAGGAGATCGCCGTCGCCGCCGCCGTCTGGATCGCGGCCGTCGGCACGTGGGAGCTCGCCGGCCTCTCCTACCTGCCGGTGACGCCGGAGGAGCTGCCGCTCACGGCCGCGCTGATCCTCGTGGTGCTCGGTCTCCTCATCCTCCTCGGGCTCTACGTCGGCGGCCGCCGCGAGCTGCTGGCGTCGCTCCGGGAGCGCGCCCGGCTCGCGGAGGAGGAGCAGGTCCTCCGATCCGCGCAGGCGGCGGACCACGAGCGCACCCGGATCGCGCGGGAGATGCACGACGTGCTCGCGCACCGGCTCTCCCTCGTCGCCCTGCACGCGGGCGCGCTGGAGTACCGCGACGACCTCGACGCGTCCGAGGTCCGGGCCACCGCGGGCGTGGTGCGCGACAACGCCCGCACGGCGCTCACCGAGCTGCGCGGCGTGCTGGGGGTGCTGCGCGATCCGTCGGGAGCGCCCGCCGTGGTGCCCCCGCAGCCGACGCTCGCCGACCTCCCCGCGCTCCTGGACGAGGCCCGCGCCCTCGGCGTCGAGGTGCACGCGGACGTCGACCCCGGCACCCGGGACGACCTGCCTCGGCTGTCCGCGACGACCTCCCGGCACGCCTACCGCGCCATCCAGGAGTGCCTGACGAACGCGCGGCGGCATGCACCGGGCGTGCCGGTCGAGGTGTCGCTCGGAGGGCGGGCCGGCGGACGCCTGCGCATCGTCGTGCAGAACCCCGCCCCCGAGGGTCCCGTCCCGACCGGCGGCCACGGCCTCGCCGGGATCGCCGAGCGCGCCCACGCCGTGGGCGGCACGCTCGACGTCGCCCGACGCGACGGCCAGCACGTCGTCGAGGCGGTGCTCCCGTGGACGGAGTGA
- a CDS encoding alkene reductase, whose amino-acid sequence MKLFSPVALGALELPNRVAMAPLTRMRSDEHGVPGDIVVEYYRQRASTGLIVSEGVFTSERSKAYPGQPGIVTDEQIAGWRRVTDAVHEAGGRIVMQLMHGGRVSHEEITGGLPLLAPSAIAIQGEVHTPTGKAPYPVPSEPETDEVPLIVDELTVAARNAVDAGFDGVEIHSANGYLLHEFLSPVSNVRTDAYGGSPENRAKLGIDVAHAVSREIGAERVGIRISPSHNIQDVLEEDADETRATYEALLSGIAPLGLAYVSILHAEPAGELVQGLRKTFGGPLMINSGFGVQTERDEALQLVEEGTADVVAVGRMVIANPDLVERWEQGLETNEPNPATFYGPGAVGYTDYPALAS is encoded by the coding sequence GTGAAGCTGTTCTCCCCCGTCGCCCTCGGCGCCCTCGAGCTCCCCAACCGCGTCGCCATGGCGCCCCTGACCCGCATGCGCTCCGACGAGCACGGCGTGCCCGGCGACATCGTCGTCGAGTACTACCGCCAGCGCGCGTCCACCGGCCTGATCGTCTCCGAGGGCGTGTTCACGAGCGAGCGCAGCAAGGCGTACCCGGGCCAGCCCGGCATCGTCACGGACGAGCAGATCGCCGGCTGGCGTCGGGTCACCGACGCGGTGCACGAGGCCGGCGGCCGCATCGTCATGCAGCTCATGCACGGCGGCCGCGTCTCGCACGAGGAGATCACGGGCGGCCTGCCGCTGCTCGCGCCGAGCGCCATCGCAATCCAGGGCGAGGTGCACACGCCCACCGGCAAGGCTCCGTACCCCGTGCCGAGCGAGCCGGAGACCGACGAGGTCCCGCTCATCGTCGACGAGCTGACGGTCGCCGCGCGCAACGCGGTCGACGCCGGGTTCGACGGCGTCGAGATCCACTCGGCCAACGGCTACCTGCTGCACGAGTTCCTCTCGCCCGTCTCGAACGTCCGCACGGACGCGTACGGCGGATCGCCCGAGAACCGCGCGAAGCTCGGCATCGACGTGGCGCACGCGGTCTCGCGCGAGATCGGCGCCGAGCGCGTCGGCATCCGCATCTCGCCGTCGCACAACATCCAGGACGTCCTCGAGGAGGACGCCGACGAGACCCGTGCCACCTACGAGGCGCTGCTGTCCGGCATCGCGCCGCTCGGCCTGGCCTACGTGAGCATCCTGCACGCGGAGCCCGCGGGCGAGCTCGTGCAGGGCCTCCGGAAGACGTTCGGCGGCCCGCTCATGATCAACAGCGGCTTCGGCGTGCAGACCGAGCGCGACGAGGCGCTCCAGCTGGTCGAGGAGGGCACGGCCGACGTCGTGGCCGTCGGCCGCATGGTCATCGCCAACCCCGACCTCGTCGAGCGCTGGGAGCAGGGGCTCGAGACGAACGAGCCGAACCCGGCCACGTTCTACGGCCCCGGCGCCGTGGGCTACACGGACTACCCGGCGCTCGCGAGCTGA
- a CDS encoding quinone oxidoreductase family protein, which yields MSARIEVEGPGGPEVMTLTDGPVPDPGPGEVRIRVHAAGVNFIDTYRRSGVYPMAHPYVPGSEAAGVIEALGDGVGGVHVGDRVATAEASGTYAQHALVRAETLLPVPDGVDMEVAAALPLQGLTAHYLATSSYPAGPGDRALVHAGAGGVGLLLTQLLRDRGVEVITTVSTEEKAALSHAAGATHVLAYDDVPVRVRELTDGRGVDVVYDGVGRDTFDGSLDSLRIRGTLVLFGGASGQVPPFDLQRLNSGGSLSVTRPTLAHFLLDAEERRWRAGELFAAVLDGSLDVRVGATYPLADAARAHEDLEARRTTGSIVLIP from the coding sequence ATGAGCGCGCGCATCGAGGTGGAGGGGCCCGGCGGGCCCGAGGTGATGACCCTGACGGACGGGCCGGTGCCGGATCCCGGGCCCGGCGAGGTGCGGATCCGGGTGCACGCCGCGGGCGTCAACTTCATCGACACCTACCGGCGCAGCGGTGTCTACCCGATGGCGCACCCGTACGTCCCGGGATCCGAGGCGGCGGGCGTCATCGAGGCGCTCGGCGACGGCGTGGGCGGCGTGCACGTGGGCGACCGCGTCGCGACCGCCGAGGCGTCCGGGACGTACGCGCAGCACGCGCTCGTCCGCGCCGAGACGCTGCTGCCCGTGCCCGACGGCGTGGACATGGAGGTCGCCGCCGCGCTCCCGCTGCAGGGCCTCACCGCGCACTACCTCGCGACGAGCTCGTACCCGGCCGGCCCCGGGGATCGCGCGCTCGTGCACGCGGGCGCCGGCGGCGTGGGGCTCCTCCTCACGCAGCTCCTCCGGGACCGCGGCGTCGAGGTGATCACCACGGTCTCCACCGAGGAGAAGGCCGCGCTCTCGCACGCGGCCGGCGCGACGCACGTCCTCGCCTACGACGACGTGCCGGTGCGCGTCCGCGAGCTGACGGACGGGCGCGGCGTCGACGTGGTCTACGACGGCGTCGGCCGCGACACGTTCGACGGCTCGCTCGACTCGCTGCGCATCCGCGGCACGCTCGTGCTCTTCGGCGGCGCGAGCGGGCAGGTCCCGCCGTTCGACCTGCAGCGGCTCAACTCCGGCGGATCCCTGTCCGTCACCCGGCCGACGCTCGCCCACTTCCTGCTCGACGCCGAGGAGCGGCGTTGGCGCGCGGGCGAGCTGTTCGCCGCCGTGCTCGACGGATCCCTCGACGTGCGCGTCGGCGCGACGTACCCGCTCGCCGACGCGGCGCGCGCCCACGAGGACCTCGAGGCGCGGCGCACGACGGGGTCGATCGTCCTCATCCCCTGA
- a CDS encoding LLM class flavin-dependent oxidoreductase: MPASGTPLSRLGFLTIGTFDPGDPAAGHETTLRVIERGEELGFDSAWLRHRHLQHGISSPVAVMAAASQRTSRIQLGTAVTPIGAENPFRLAEDLATVDLLTGGRVQPGFSVGTPMRFETYRDAIYPATADLEDLGYDRLLRFRDLVRGDTVSDAAAREGQEEYASTVQPHAAGLAERIWYGAASTRSAVWAGENGFHLLTSSVIQGELGNDFGANQRAQIDAYRAAHPAGAAARVSQGLVVIPTDRATPEQVARYEAYAASRAHRVGVPMGPRKMLFAADLVGTSEEIAATLHADPAFQAVDEVAFALPFTFGEADLEQILTDIAERLGPALGWSPAA, encoded by the coding sequence ATGCCCGCATCCGGTACCCCGCTCTCGCGCCTCGGCTTCCTCACCATCGGCACGTTCGACCCGGGGGATCCCGCGGCCGGGCACGAGACCACGCTCCGCGTCATCGAGCGCGGCGAGGAGCTCGGCTTCGACAGCGCGTGGCTGCGGCACCGCCACCTGCAGCACGGGATCTCCTCCCCCGTCGCCGTAATGGCCGCGGCATCGCAGCGCACGAGCCGCATCCAGCTCGGCACGGCCGTCACGCCGATCGGCGCGGAGAACCCGTTCCGCCTCGCCGAGGACCTCGCGACGGTGGACCTCCTCACCGGCGGCCGCGTGCAGCCGGGCTTCTCGGTGGGGACGCCCATGCGGTTCGAGACGTACCGCGACGCGATCTACCCGGCGACCGCCGACCTCGAGGACCTCGGCTACGACCGCCTCCTCCGCTTCCGCGACCTGGTGCGCGGCGACACCGTCAGCGACGCCGCCGCGCGCGAGGGCCAGGAGGAGTACGCATCCACCGTGCAGCCGCACGCCGCCGGGCTCGCCGAGCGGATCTGGTACGGCGCCGCGAGCACGCGGTCCGCGGTCTGGGCGGGCGAGAACGGCTTCCACCTGCTCACCTCCAGCGTGATCCAGGGCGAGCTCGGGAACGACTTCGGCGCGAACCAGCGGGCGCAGATCGACGCCTACCGCGCCGCCCATCCGGCGGGCGCGGCGGCGCGCGTCTCGCAGGGCCTCGTCGTGATCCCCACCGACCGCGCGACGCCCGAGCAGGTCGCCCGGTACGAGGCGTACGCCGCCTCCCGCGCGCACCGGGTGGGCGTGCCGATGGGACCGCGGAAGATGCTCTTCGCGGCGGATCTGGTCGGCACGTCCGAGGAGATCGCCGCGACCCTTCACGCCGACCCCGCGTTCCAGGCGGTCGACGAGGTCGCGTTCGCCCTGCCGTTCACGTTCGGGGAGGCCGACCTCGAGCAGATCCTCACCGACATCGCGGAGCGCCTCGGCCCGGCCCTCGGCTGGTCGCCGGCCGCCTGA
- the cysK gene encoding cysteine synthase A translates to MAGRVYDDITQLVGGTPLVRLNRLTEGLDATVLVKLESHNPASSVKDRIGVAIIDAAEAAGALKPGGTIVEGTSGNTGIALAMVGAARGYKVVLTMPETMSVERRLVLRAYGAEIVLTPGPEGMRGAVDRAKQIVDETPNAIWAKQFANAANPQKHRETTAEEVWADTDGAVDVFIAGVGTGGTITGVGQVLKERKPGVQIVAVEPLDSPILNGGKPGPHKIQGIGANFVPEILDTEIYDEVVDVSLEDSIRVSRALATDEGILCGISSGSIVWAALEIAKRPESKGKTIVAIVCDYGERYLSTVLFDDLRD, encoded by the coding sequence ATGGCAGGTCGCGTCTACGACGACATCACCCAGCTGGTCGGCGGCACGCCGCTCGTCCGGCTCAACCGGCTCACCGAGGGGCTCGACGCGACCGTGCTCGTGAAGCTCGAGTCGCACAACCCCGCGTCCAGCGTGAAGGACCGCATCGGCGTCGCGATCATCGACGCGGCCGAGGCTGCCGGCGCGCTGAAGCCCGGCGGCACGATCGTCGAGGGCACGAGCGGCAACACGGGCATCGCGCTCGCGATGGTCGGTGCGGCACGGGGGTACAAGGTCGTCCTCACGATGCCCGAGACCATGAGCGTCGAGCGCCGGCTGGTGCTGCGCGCGTACGGCGCCGAGATCGTGCTGACCCCCGGCCCCGAGGGCATGCGCGGCGCGGTCGACCGGGCGAAGCAGATCGTCGACGAGACGCCCAACGCCATCTGGGCGAAGCAGTTCGCGAACGCGGCCAACCCGCAGAAGCACCGCGAGACCACGGCCGAGGAGGTCTGGGCGGACACCGACGGCGCCGTCGACGTGTTCATCGCGGGCGTCGGCACGGGCGGCACCATCACGGGCGTCGGCCAGGTGCTCAAGGAGCGGAAGCCCGGCGTGCAGATCGTCGCGGTCGAGCCGCTCGACTCGCCCATCCTCAACGGCGGCAAGCCCGGCCCGCACAAGATCCAGGGCATCGGCGCGAACTTCGTGCCCGAGATCCTCGACACCGAGATCTACGACGAGGTCGTCGACGTCTCCCTCGAGGACTCCATCCGCGTCTCGCGCGCGCTCGCGACCGACGAGGGCATCCTCTGCGGCATCTCGTCCGGATCCATCGTCTGGGCCGCGCTCGAGATCGCGAAGCGGCCGGAGAGCAAGGGCAAGACCATCGTCGCGATCGTGTGCGACTACGGCGAGCGGTACCTCTCCACCGTGCTGTTCGACGACCTGCGCGACTAG
- a CDS encoding LLM class flavin-dependent oxidoreductase: protein MPAPGSALKRLGFLTTGPFDPADPATGLEDALRLVELGDALGLDTAWLRPDHLRNAISSPVAMLAAASQRTRRIALGTASIPVRAENPLRLAEDLATVDLLSSGRLRPGLSVGSPKRVAAVDRAVHPLTAELEEPGRERLLRFRELLRGGRVPGADDQPDGSDDDEALTPTVQPASPGLADRLGYGAATLRTAAWAGAHGFRLLASDVTERGSGARGFAEDQRALIDAYRAAHPSPEAAHVTLALVVVPTDGATAEQRARYAADAAARAERAARADQAEGAGAASSMVRAPDLVGPSDELAAALRAHPAMQAADELAIALPAGLPAGDLARILTDVAEHLGPALGWSPASA, encoded by the coding sequence ATGCCCGCACCCGGATCCGCGCTGAAGCGCCTCGGCTTCCTCACCACCGGCCCGTTCGACCCGGCCGACCCCGCGACCGGCCTCGAGGACGCGCTCCGGCTCGTCGAGCTCGGCGACGCGCTCGGCCTCGACACCGCATGGCTCCGTCCGGACCATCTCCGGAACGCGATCTCGTCCCCCGTCGCGATGCTCGCGGCCGCGTCCCAGCGCACGCGTCGCATCGCGCTCGGCACCGCGTCGATCCCCGTCCGCGCGGAGAACCCGCTGCGCCTCGCCGAGGACCTCGCGACCGTCGACCTCCTCTCCAGCGGACGCCTCCGCCCCGGACTCTCGGTCGGCAGCCCGAAGCGCGTCGCGGCCGTCGACCGGGCGGTGCACCCGCTCACCGCCGAGCTCGAGGAGCCGGGCCGGGAGCGGCTGCTGCGCTTCCGCGAGCTGCTGCGCGGCGGAAGGGTGCCGGGCGCTGACGACCAGCCCGACGGATCCGACGACGACGAGGCCCTCACCCCCACCGTCCAGCCGGCGTCGCCCGGGCTCGCCGACCGCCTCGGCTACGGCGCGGCGACGCTCCGCACCGCGGCCTGGGCGGGCGCGCACGGCTTCCGCCTGCTCGCGTCGGACGTGACCGAGCGCGGATCCGGCGCCCGCGGCTTCGCGGAGGACCAGCGCGCGCTCATCGACGCCTACCGCGCCGCCCACCCCAGCCCGGAGGCCGCGCACGTCACGCTGGCGCTCGTCGTGGTCCCCACCGACGGCGCGACGGCTGAGCAGCGGGCCAGGTACGCGGCCGACGCGGCGGCGCGCGCCGAGCGGGCCGCGCGGGCGGACCAGGCGGAGGGAGCCGGGGCCGCGTCGAGCATGGTCCGCGCCCCGGACCTCGTGGGCCCGTCCGACGAGCTCGCCGCCGCGCTCCGCGCGCATCCCGCGATGCAGGCCGCCGACGAGCTCGCCATCGCGCTCCCGGCCGGGCTGCCCGCGGGCGACCTCGCGCGGATCCTCACCGACGTCGCGGAGCACCTCGGCCCGGCGCTCGGCTGGTCGCCCGCGTCCGCCTGA
- a CDS encoding SGNH/GDSL hydrolase family protein produces MTGRIRRVAQAVARPAIFVQYVALRTGLQGSVFPRDAESGVVPGDSPHRVLVIGEATAVGMGVLSHELGMAGHFSRQLARRTGRGVEWATRPFSDLTIHTAAGTVRDRPLLAGVDVVLLMVGAGDSIRLTPQRTWRRLLCTAIDDLMRGLPEGARVLIPEVPPLNASVGIPSPWRAVAARHARLLNRVTAEIVASRASVDAVPFPGESVMALGDPDAAQASRVYAEWSRAGVRRMLEPPRAAEA; encoded by the coding sequence ATGACGGGGCGCATCCGACGCGTCGCGCAGGCCGTGGCCCGGCCGGCGATCTTCGTGCAGTACGTCGCCCTGCGCACGGGCCTCCAGGGGTCGGTATTCCCGCGTGACGCGGAGTCCGGCGTCGTGCCGGGCGACTCCCCGCACCGCGTGCTGGTCATCGGGGAGGCGACGGCCGTCGGCATGGGCGTCCTCTCGCACGAGCTCGGCATGGCCGGCCACTTCTCTCGGCAGCTCGCGCGTCGCACGGGCCGCGGCGTCGAGTGGGCGACGCGCCCATTCTCCGACCTCACGATCCACACCGCCGCCGGCACCGTCCGCGACCGGCCGCTCCTCGCGGGCGTCGACGTCGTGCTGCTCATGGTCGGCGCCGGCGACAGCATCCGCCTCACGCCGCAGCGCACGTGGCGGAGGCTGCTCTGCACGGCCATCGACGACCTGATGCGCGGGCTGCCGGAGGGCGCGCGCGTGCTCATCCCCGAGGTGCCGCCGCTCAACGCGAGCGTCGGCATCCCCTCGCCGTGGCGCGCGGTCGCCGCCCGTCACGCGCGGCTGCTCAACCGCGTGACGGCCGAGATCGTCGCGTCCCGCGCCTCCGTGGACGCCGTGCCGTTCCCGGGGGAGAGCGTGATGGCGCTGGGGGATCCGGACGCAGCCCAGGCGTCCCGCGTCTACGCGGAGTGGTCGCGCGCCGGCGTCCGGCGGATGCTCGAGCCGCCCCGTGCCGCCGAGGCGTGA
- a CDS encoding response regulator: protein MSTPDPRAAGTDLPGVVPAGGPPIRVVIVDDDALVRAGLAMLLGGGHGLEVVGEAADGLVAGAVIARTAPDVVLMDIRMPVCDGITATAREVARRPDLPVIVLTTFDADELVLGALRAGARGFLLKDTPPVELVQAVRQVAAGRSILSPSVLDTVIGVAAQRDRADRTAERERFATLTEREQEVALAIARGWSNARIAADLHLGIATVKTHVGHVLDKLGVEGRVQVAVLVHEAGLAPSE, encoded by the coding sequence GTGAGCACCCCGGACCCGCGGGCGGCGGGCACGGATCTGCCGGGCGTCGTGCCCGCGGGCGGCCCGCCGATCCGCGTCGTGATCGTCGACGACGACGCGCTCGTCCGCGCGGGCCTCGCGATGCTGCTGGGCGGCGGGCACGGGCTCGAGGTGGTGGGCGAGGCGGCCGACGGGCTCGTGGCCGGCGCAGTGATCGCGCGCACCGCGCCCGACGTCGTGCTGATGGACATCCGCATGCCGGTCTGCGACGGGATCACCGCGACCGCCCGCGAGGTCGCCCGCCGCCCCGACCTGCCGGTCATCGTCCTCACGACCTTCGACGCCGACGAGCTCGTGCTGGGGGCGCTCCGGGCGGGCGCCCGCGGCTTCCTGCTCAAGGACACCCCGCCGGTGGAGCTCGTCCAGGCGGTGCGGCAGGTGGCGGCGGGTCGGTCGATCCTCTCGCCGTCCGTGCTCGACACCGTGATCGGCGTGGCGGCGCAACGCGACCGCGCGGACCGCACGGCCGAGCGGGAGCGCTTCGCGACGCTCACGGAGCGCGAGCAGGAGGTCGCGCTCGCCATCGCGCGCGGCTGGTCGAACGCGCGCATCGCCGCCGACCTCCACCTCGGCATCGCGACCGTGAAGACCCACGTGGGCCACGTGCTGGACAAGCTCGGCGTCGAGGGCCGCGTGCAGGTCGCCGTGCTCGTGCACGAGGCCGGGCTCGCCCCGTCGGAGTGA
- a CDS encoding MFS transporter, translated as MDRPRPPGRRTTIQEHQISHARTPEDAPPSTSSASLASPAAPAGPAAPAAPSARSKWILLAVVALAQLMVVLDGTIVNIALPAAQRDLGMTDADRTWVVTVYALAFGSLLLLGGRIADYWGRKRSFLLGMVGFAAASAIGGFAVSSEMLLIARGLQGVFAALLAPAALALLSVTFPSGPDRVKAFAVYGTIAGSGAAVGLLLGGVLTEYLSWHWCLLVNVPIAIVAIVAGIPLVKESRADGDRSYDVPGALLVTLGLASIVYGFSRAENGWGEPDTIGFLALGVGIMVAFVWWESRARNPLLPLRVVADRTRGGAYLTSVMVGAALLGGLLYLTLHFQIVLGMSPLISGLASLPMAATIMLTAPQVARLLPRVGPRVLMTIGPLLAAAGLLWFSRITVDGAYVVQVLPGQILLGIGLAFVFVPMQNVALSGIEPRDAGVAGAALTGTQQIGGSIGTAVFTALFASAVTASVTDGVANPLQQQVDGYHVVFLAAAIGVALASPIAFSMVRVPLSRFREGASTEAVSMH; from the coding sequence TTGGACCGTCCTCGCCCGCCCGGGCGCCGCACGACCATCCAGGAGCACCAGATCTCGCACGCACGCACCCCTGAGGACGCACCGCCGTCCACGTCCTCCGCATCGCTCGCCAGCCCCGCCGCGCCCGCCGGCCCCGCCGCTCCGGCCGCGCCGTCCGCCCGCAGCAAGTGGATCCTCCTCGCCGTCGTCGCCCTCGCCCAGCTGATGGTCGTGCTCGACGGCACCATCGTGAACATCGCCCTGCCCGCCGCCCAGCGCGACCTGGGCATGACCGACGCCGACCGCACCTGGGTCGTCACCGTCTACGCGCTCGCGTTCGGGTCGCTCCTCCTGCTCGGCGGCCGCATCGCCGACTACTGGGGCCGCAAGCGCTCCTTCCTCCTCGGCATGGTCGGCTTCGCGGCGGCCAGCGCCATCGGCGGGTTCGCCGTCTCGAGCGAGATGCTCCTCATCGCGCGCGGCCTGCAGGGCGTCTTCGCGGCGCTCCTCGCGCCCGCCGCGCTCGCGCTGCTGTCGGTGACGTTCCCGTCCGGCCCCGACCGCGTCAAGGCGTTCGCGGTCTACGGCACCATCGCCGGATCCGGCGCGGCCGTCGGCCTGCTGCTCGGCGGCGTGCTCACCGAGTACCTCAGCTGGCACTGGTGCCTGCTCGTCAACGTGCCGATCGCGATCGTCGCGATCGTCGCCGGCATCCCGCTCGTGAAGGAGAGCCGCGCCGACGGCGACCGCAGCTACGACGTGCCCGGCGCGCTCCTCGTCACCCTCGGCCTCGCATCCATCGTCTACGGCTTCTCCCGCGCGGAGAACGGCTGGGGCGAGCCCGACACCATCGGCTTCCTCGCGCTCGGCGTGGGGATCATGGTCGCGTTCGTCTGGTGGGAGTCGCGGGCGCGCAACCCGCTGCTGCCGCTCCGCGTGGTGGCCGACCGCACCCGCGGCGGCGCGTACCTCACCTCCGTGATGGTGGGCGCGGCGCTGCTCGGCGGGCTGCTCTACCTCACGCTGCACTTCCAGATCGTGCTCGGCATGTCGCCGCTGATCTCGGGCCTCGCGTCGCTGCCGATGGCCGCGACCATCATGCTCACGGCACCGCAGGTCGCGCGGCTCCTGCCGCGGGTCGGCCCGCGCGTCCTCATGACGATCGGCCCGCTCCTCGCGGCGGCGGGGCTGCTGTGGTTCAGCCGCATCACGGTCGACGGCGCGTACGTCGTGCAGGTGCTGCCCGGCCAGATCCTCCTCGGCATCGGGCTCGCGTTCGTGTTCGTGCCCATGCAGAACGTCGCGCTCTCCGGCATCGAGCCGCGGGACGCGGGCGTCGCGGGCGCGGCGCTCACCGGCACGCAGCAGATCGGCGGATCCATCGGCACGGCCGTCTTCACCGCCCTGTTCGCCTCGGCGGTCACCGCGTCGGTCACCGACGGCGTCGCGAACCCGCTGCAGCAGCAGGTCGATGGGTACCACGTCGTGTTCCTCGCGGCGGCCATCGGCGTGGCGCTCGCGTCGCCCATCGCCTTCTCCATGGTGCGCGTGCCGCTCTCGCGCTTCCGCGAGGGCGCGTCGACCGAGGCCGTCAGCATGCACTGA